A part of Hydrogenobacter sp. T-8 genomic DNA contains:
- a CDS encoding shikimate kinase: protein MSCKRVFLVGFMCSGKSTVGRLLADMLGWQFVDIDKEVERIEKMSIPEIFKIKGEDYFRKRELEVLTELVKGEGLVISTGGGLGSNPQAMKLMKSSGFVVWLRVDFGTFLERCGKDPSRPLLRKSKEELLKLFESRSKIYSKAHLELDGTIDPSLLAKNIIHACRNYTFTL from the coding sequence ATGAGCTGTAAGAGGGTGTTTCTTGTGGGATTTATGTGCAGTGGAAAAAGCACGGTAGGTAGACTTCTTGCTGATATGTTAGGCTGGCAATTTGTGGACATAGACAAGGAAGTTGAAAGGATAGAAAAGATGAGCATACCTGAGATATTTAAAATTAAGGGAGAAGATTATTTTAGAAAGCGTGAGTTGGAGGTTCTTACAGAGTTAGTCAAAGGAGAAGGGCTCGTAATAAGCACAGGAGGTGGTTTGGGTTCAAACCCTCAAGCTATGAAGCTAATGAAAAGCTCAGGGTTTGTTGTTTGGCTAAGGGTGGACTTCGGAACCTTTCTGGAAAGATGTGGAAAAGACCCATCAAGACCACTTTTGAGAAAGAGCAAGGAAGAGCTACTTAAACTTTTTGAAAGCAGGTCTAAAATTTATAGCAAAGCCCACCTTGAGCTTGATGGGACGATAGACCCCTCCTTGCTTGCAAAGAATATAATTCATGCTTGCAGAAACTACACTTTTACTTTATAA
- the ccsA gene encoding cytochrome c biogenesis protein CcsA has product MSLLTLSIVFYFLAFASSLVSYFLNKAEKLTRLFLFVALLFYMLYATILSVKVGSFPFADTYGFYSLLGNVILCILILVSFRYEYLWKFSAFFAIFGILSTLLAMPAEPSPYRSPLYSLHITSALVSYAFAFLGGLSSMFKLFLETRLKHKNITGFFMPLSLLRGAERLSMNLSFLFFTLTLIFGSFWSRSFFGKHWVNDPKLIFVLYLWTYYAVVVHLNLLKRIKPKTLSYAVILGMVFTVLNILFVRHEL; this is encoded by the coding sequence ATGTCCTTGCTTACTCTTAGCATAGTATTCTACTTTCTGGCTTTTGCGTCTTCTCTGGTTTCTTATTTTCTAAATAAGGCTGAAAAACTTACCCGTCTTTTCCTTTTTGTAGCTCTTCTCTTTTATATGCTTTATGCGACAATTCTATCTGTTAAAGTGGGTAGTTTCCCCTTTGCGGACACTTATGGCTTTTATTCCCTCTTGGGAAATGTTATATTATGCATACTAATCCTTGTGTCCTTCAGATACGAATATCTTTGGAAGTTTTCCGCCTTTTTTGCCATATTTGGGATACTTTCGACCTTACTGGCTATGCCCGCAGAACCCTCACCCTACAGAAGCCCCTTGTATTCCCTTCATATTACCTCCGCCCTCGTCTCTTACGCCTTTGCCTTTCTGGGTGGGCTCTCATCTATGTTCAAACTCTTTCTTGAGACAAGGCTAAAACACAAGAATATAACTGGCTTTTTTATGCCCCTTAGTCTTCTCAGAGGGGCGGAAAGGCTTTCCATGAACCTGAGCTTTCTATTCTTTACACTTACCCTTATCTTTGGAAGTTTCTGGAGCAGGAGCTTCTTCGGAAAACACTGGGTAAACGACCCAAAGCTAATATTTGTGCTATACCTGTGGACATACTACGCCGTGGTAGTTCACCTCAATCTCCTAAAAAGGATAAAACCTAAAACACTCTCCTATGCAGTTATACTTGGCATGGTTTTTACCGTGCTTAACATACTCTTTGTCAGACATGAGCTGTAA
- the acpS gene encoding holo-ACP synthase: MVGIDIVSNKRIKEAVERFGERFLRRVYTEEELRYCMGQQAFYECLSARWACKEAVLKAFYQTYGIVLKFSEIEVLGDRGRPARVRILRRGFEDVKVLVSLSHEREFSVAVAYLPKE; the protein is encoded by the coding sequence ATGGTGGGCATTGACATAGTGAGCAATAAGAGGATAAAAGAGGCGGTGGAGAGGTTCGGAGAGAGGTTTCTAAGACGCGTTTATACGGAAGAGGAGCTAAGATACTGTATGGGTCAGCAAGCCTTTTATGAGTGCCTCTCCGCAAGGTGGGCTTGCAAGGAGGCAGTGCTGAAGGCCTTCTACCAAACATACGGGATTGTTCTAAAGTTCTCAGAGATAGAGGTTCTTGGTGACAGGGGGAGACCGGCAAGGGTAAGAATACTTAGAAGAGGCTTTGAGGATGTGAAAGTCCTTGTTTCCCTATCCCATGAGAGAGAATTTTCTGTGGCGGTCGCTTATCTTCCAAAGGAATAG
- the thiD gene encoding bifunctional hydroxymethylpyrimidine kinase/phosphomethylpyrimidine kinase, which produces MVPRALTIAGSDSSGGAGIQADLKTFTVLGVYGMSAITSITVQNTLGVYQVVDLPPEAVYEQIKVVVEDIGVDACKTGMLSNEEIIKAVARAIKDTKIEKLVVDPVMRAKSGDPLLKQSARETLIREILPLALVVTPNIPEAEELCGFEIKSLEDMERACRKILSYGPSAVVVKGGHMEGEESVDVLYDGQSFEYLRGRFIKTKNTHGTGCTFSSAITAHLAKGHSLKEALIMAKEYIQKAIEDSLPLGKGHGPLNHMWPFYSFGR; this is translated from the coding sequence ATGGTGCCAAGGGCTCTAACTATAGCGGGGTCTGATAGCAGTGGCGGTGCTGGAATCCAAGCGGACCTAAAGACCTTTACCGTGCTTGGCGTGTATGGTATGAGTGCCATAACTTCCATAACCGTCCAAAACACCTTAGGAGTTTACCAAGTTGTAGACCTTCCACCAGAGGCGGTTTACGAACAGATAAAGGTTGTGGTAGAAGACATAGGCGTAGATGCCTGCAAAACTGGCATGCTTTCCAATGAAGAGATAATAAAGGCGGTCGCAAGGGCTATAAAGGACACAAAAATTGAAAAGCTCGTGGTTGACCCTGTAATGAGGGCAAAGTCTGGAGACCCACTATTGAAGCAATCTGCAAGAGAGACGCTTATAAGAGAAATCCTTCCCCTTGCCCTTGTGGTTACCCCAAACATCCCAGAGGCGGAGGAGCTGTGCGGTTTTGAGATAAAAAGCCTTGAGGATATGGAAAGAGCCTGCAGGAAGATACTCTCTTATGGTCCCTCTGCGGTGGTGGTAAAGGGAGGGCATATGGAAGGCGAGGAGTCGGTGGATGTGCTTTACGACGGGCAGAGTTTTGAATACCTAAGGGGTAGGTTTATAAAGACAAAGAATACTCATGGCACTGGGTGCACCTTCTCCTCCGCCATAACCGCCCATCTGGCAAAGGGGCATAGTCTAAAAGAAGCACTCATAATGGCAAAGGAATACATTCAGAAGGCTATAGAAGATTCATTGCCTCTCGGTAAAGGGCATGGACCCCTCAACCACATGTGGCCCTTCTATTCCTTTGGAAGATAA
- the bamA gene encoding outer membrane protein assembly factor BamA, translated as MWLLFRALLPVFLLVGFSLGQVVKEVRVEGAQYVPEDVIVGLINIKQGSLYSPDMVRESIRRMYRTGFFDQVEVYEERVGEDVVLIYRVKDLPVIYKIEFVGNRKIKSDELERKIGIETEVGKIEPEELIKGFTSAPAVEERLEIQRRLRLGRVLTREELEFIKRKIVEAYVKEGYSNVQVNYELVPKKGASKVVYRIVEGEPEYVKSINFTGNRTFSRGRLLGLMETKPVSLLAFRLKPPYSEDVLREDLRKVRDFYRSEGFLEAEIDYSIRKEGNRYEINIKIQEGPRYKLSELKIEGNTLYAYSELVGDLLRKNRGGYYRREVIDRVKENIRRRYSEIGYLGVFIEEKEVVDRESKRVSVNMNLREGEPVYVSRIEVQGNYESRDYVIRRELRFQEGELANQREIDRSRTRVFNLGYYQDVSIDPFPAEDKNWDFTARVRERFTGQFSIGLGYNQVTGVSGFISLRKGNFLGTGDIAGISLSYGSKYRDNSLSYTRKWFLNQPIDLTGSVYDRRVEYTTYTVERTGVDFIFSREFAEFWRASAGLSLQRVRYTNISPDASSLIKEEAGTRQSRKLLLGLTRDTRDNYLFPSTGALTELNYSVAVPVLGGNEKFNKITLSHQQFFKDPWLDTGLILSFKGVFGIVEPYGGAKVPLDERFFVGGDFTVRGYKYGYAGPLDPNTKDPIGAKRQLILSAEANYPLYKNILYGAVFYDTGLGFNDWSELKAQNLKGGFGVGIRFITPFAPIKLDWAVKTKKVPGDTSRSRIHFVLGVFF; from the coding sequence ATGTGGTTATTGTTTAGAGCTTTATTACCTGTATTCCTCTTAGTAGGTTTTTCTCTCGGGCAGGTGGTAAAGGAGGTGAGGGTTGAAGGGGCACAGTATGTGCCAGAGGATGTAATAGTAGGGCTTATAAACATAAAACAGGGAAGTCTATACAGTCCAGATATGGTCAGAGAAAGCATAAGACGCATGTATAGGACAGGTTTTTTTGATCAGGTGGAGGTCTACGAGGAAAGGGTGGGTGAGGATGTAGTGCTCATATACAGGGTAAAGGACCTCCCTGTTATATACAAGATTGAGTTTGTAGGCAACAGAAAGATAAAGTCTGACGAGCTTGAAAGGAAAATAGGAATAGAAACAGAAGTGGGCAAAATAGAACCAGAGGAGCTTATAAAGGGATTTACCTCAGCGCCTGCGGTAGAGGAGAGATTGGAAATTCAAAGAAGGCTCAGGCTTGGAAGGGTGCTTACTCGTGAAGAGTTGGAGTTTATAAAGAGGAAAATAGTGGAAGCTTATGTAAAAGAGGGGTATTCAAATGTTCAGGTAAACTATGAACTTGTTCCAAAGAAGGGAGCATCAAAGGTGGTGTACAGAATAGTGGAAGGAGAGCCAGAGTATGTAAAGAGCATAAACTTCACAGGTAACAGAACCTTTAGTAGGGGCAGACTGTTGGGGCTTATGGAGACAAAGCCGGTGAGCCTCCTTGCCTTTAGGTTAAAGCCACCCTACAGTGAGGATGTTCTTAGAGAAGATTTAAGAAAAGTAAGAGATTTCTACCGTTCCGAGGGCTTCCTTGAGGCAGAGATAGATTATTCAATAAGGAAGGAAGGGAATAGATACGAGATAAACATAAAAATACAGGAAGGACCAAGATACAAGCTCTCTGAGCTAAAGATAGAAGGCAACACTCTGTATGCCTACTCTGAACTGGTGGGAGACCTGCTTAGGAAAAACAGGGGAGGCTACTACAGAAGGGAAGTTATAGACAGGGTAAAGGAAAATATAAGAAGGCGATATTCAGAAATAGGCTATCTTGGAGTGTTCATTGAAGAGAAAGAAGTGGTGGACAGGGAAAGCAAAAGAGTGAGCGTAAATATGAACCTGCGGGAAGGAGAGCCTGTGTATGTAAGTAGGATAGAGGTGCAGGGCAACTATGAGTCCAGAGATTATGTGATAAGGAGAGAGCTGAGATTTCAGGAAGGCGAGCTGGCGAACCAAAGGGAAATAGACAGGTCAAGGACAAGAGTCTTTAATCTCGGATACTATCAGGATGTCTCCATAGACCCATTCCCCGCGGAGGATAAAAACTGGGACTTTACCGCAAGGGTAAGGGAAAGGTTTACAGGGCAGTTTTCCATAGGTCTGGGCTACAATCAGGTCACAGGTGTCTCGGGCTTTATATCCCTGCGTAAGGGCAACTTCCTTGGAACGGGTGATATAGCCGGTATATCCCTATCATACGGGAGTAAATACAGGGATAACTCCCTTTCCTACACGAGAAAATGGTTTCTGAATCAACCCATTGACCTTACTGGTTCTGTTTATGACAGGAGGGTAGAATACACCACCTACACGGTGGAAAGAACTGGTGTAGACTTTATCTTCTCAAGGGAGTTTGCAGAGTTTTGGAGGGCAAGCGCAGGGTTGAGTTTGCAAAGAGTGAGGTATACGAACATATCCCCTGATGCTTCATCCCTCATAAAAGAGGAAGCTGGAACCAGGCAATCTAGAAAGCTCCTCTTGGGTCTCACACGGGATACAAGGGACAACTATCTGTTTCCATCGACTGGTGCTCTTACAGAACTAAATTATTCGGTAGCTGTCCCAGTGCTTGGAGGAAACGAGAAGTTTAACAAGATAACCCTCTCCCATCAGCAGTTCTTCAAAGACCCATGGCTGGACACTGGTCTTATACTTTCCTTTAAGGGTGTTTTTGGAATTGTGGAACCTTATGGGGGTGCAAAGGTCCCCCTTGATGAAAGGTTCTTCGTCGGAGGTGACTTTACTGTGAGAGGTTATAAATACGGCTATGCAGGTCCCCTTGACCCCAACACAAAAGACCCCATTGGAGCCAAGAGACAGCTTATACTATCCGCAGAGGCAAATTACCCTCTTTATAAGAACATACTGTACGGTGCGGTTTTTTACGATACGGGCCTCGGCTTTAACGACTGGAGCGAGCTAAAGGCACAGAACCTGAAAGGGGGGTTCGGCGTAGGCATAAGGTTTATAACACCCTTTGCACCCATAAAGTTAGACTGGGCGGTTAAAACGAAAAAAGTGCCAGGCGATACATCAAGGAGTAGGATACATTTTGTTCTTGGAGTGTTCTTCTAA
- the purM gene encoding phosphoribosylformylglycinamidine cyclo-ligase, giving the protein MGEWTYEKAGVSIERADAFVEYIRERVKALPKQALLFGSFASGLKLTGYKSPVLMLTTDGVGTKLKIAQAVGVHNTVGIDLVAMNVNDLLTTGATPIAFLDYIATGRIDLEVMKALMDGIVEGCRLAEVALVGGETAEMPDFYPEGVYDLAGFCLGVCEEEDLITGENIKAGDVIIGLPSSGFHSNGYSLIRKVLQDRGISYEDSFEGRRVWEVLLEPTRIYLQEVRALKSSGIRIKGMAHITGGGIPGNLVRILPEGLRAVVEKKKIPKKILFDWIRDLGKIQEEEMFKTFNMGVGFMVVVGKEDMPTALGVVPSSFVCGFIEEGKKDVVIV; this is encoded by the coding sequence ATGGGTGAGTGGACTTACGAAAAGGCTGGAGTGAGTATAGAGAGGGCGGACGCCTTTGTGGAATACATAAGGGAAAGGGTTAAAGCCTTGCCAAAACAGGCTCTTCTTTTTGGCTCTTTTGCCAGCGGGCTAAAACTCACAGGTTATAAAAGCCCAGTGCTAATGCTTACAACGGATGGTGTGGGGACAAAGCTTAAGATAGCACAAGCAGTGGGTGTTCATAACACGGTGGGCATAGACCTCGTTGCCATGAACGTAAATGACCTTCTTACTACTGGTGCAACCCCCATCGCCTTTCTGGACTACATAGCCACTGGCAGGATAGACCTTGAGGTTATGAAAGCCCTTATGGATGGCATAGTGGAGGGGTGCAGGCTCGCAGAGGTTGCCCTCGTGGGTGGAGAGACCGCAGAGATGCCAGACTTCTATCCAGAAGGCGTTTATGACCTTGCAGGTTTTTGTCTTGGTGTGTGTGAAGAAGAAGACCTTATCACTGGAGAAAATATAAAAGCTGGAGATGTTATAATAGGCTTGCCTTCAAGCGGGTTTCACAGCAACGGATACAGCCTTATAAGAAAGGTGCTTCAGGACAGAGGCATAAGCTACGAGGACAGCTTTGAGGGCAGAAGGGTCTGGGAAGTGCTTTTAGAGCCCACAAGAATATACCTGCAGGAGGTGCGTGCCTTGAAATCTTCTGGTATAAGGATAAAGGGAATGGCTCATATAACAGGTGGTGGTATACCAGGAAACCTTGTTAGAATACTTCCGGAAGGGCTGAGGGCAGTTGTGGAAAAGAAGAAAATTCCAAAAAAAATCCTTTTTGACTGGATAAGGGACTTAGGGAAAATACAGGAGGAGGAAATGTTCAAAACCTTCAACATGGGTGTAGGATTTATGGTGGTGGTTGGAAAAGAGGATATGCCTACTGCTCTTGGTGTGGTTCCTTCTTCCTTTGTTTGTGGTTTTATTGAGGAGGGTAAAAAAGATGTGGTTATTGTTTAG
- the thpR gene encoding RNA 2',3'-cyclic phosphodiesterase: MIRVFVGFFTTKRIQEAVEKLQSQSERFIKGKWVEPQNFHMTFQFIGEVPQERLTDLLKNLQEIAQNAKAVRIKYRGLGVFPNLDRARVLWIGVSDGHRQLIDLAKSIVRANRQIGIREEGKPFHPHVTICRIKEFDKRALKDLLRQHENTFFGEDLVDKIALVKSSLTAVGPIYTVIEEFYFHG, from the coding sequence ATGATAAGGGTCTTTGTGGGTTTTTTTACCACCAAGAGGATACAGGAAGCGGTGGAAAAATTACAGTCCCAAAGCGAAAGGTTTATAAAGGGCAAGTGGGTTGAACCACAGAACTTTCACATGACCTTTCAGTTCATAGGTGAGGTGCCTCAGGAAAGGCTTACAGACCTTTTGAAAAACCTTCAGGAAATAGCTCAGAATGCCAAGGCAGTAAGGATAAAGTATAGGGGACTGGGTGTTTTCCCAAACCTTGATAGAGCCAGAGTCCTCTGGATAGGTGTGTCCGATGGTCATAGACAGCTAATAGACCTTGCCAAGAGCATAGTGAGAGCAAACAGGCAGATAGGAATAAGGGAAGAGGGCAAACCCTTCCACCCACATGTAACCATATGCAGGATAAAGGAGTTTGATAAGAGGGCTCTCAAAGACCTTCTGCGTCAGCACGAAAATACCTTCTTCGGTGAGGACCTTGTGGACAAAATAGCATTGGTCAAGAGCTCCTTGACTGCAGTGGGACCCATATACACGGTCATAGAGGAGTTTTACTTCCATGGGTGA
- a CDS encoding YcbK family protein produces the protein MTRRELLKSMGYMGCMLLTGSISYASLPSMVGITEGARFLNLYSVNTGESLKVVYWVDGEYINSSIKEINWLLRDYRSGEVADIDLKLIDLLFLITRLSERERIEVISGYRSPATNAYLRRTKKGVAKDSYHTHGKAIDIRIDGMSLSGLRDLAVSLRAGGVGYYPRSGFVHLDTGPFRCW, from the coding sequence ATGACAAGGAGAGAGCTTTTAAAGTCAATGGGATACATGGGATGCATGCTATTGACAGGTTCAATTTCTTACGCTTCCCTTCCTTCAATGGTGGGCATTACAGAAGGTGCAAGGTTTCTTAACCTTTACTCTGTAAACACGGGAGAGAGCCTAAAGGTTGTCTACTGGGTGGACGGAGAGTATATAAACAGCTCTATCAAGGAGATAAACTGGCTTCTGAGGGACTACAGAAGCGGAGAGGTTGCAGACATAGACCTCAAGCTGATTGACCTTCTTTTTCTTATAACCAGGCTCTCTGAAAGGGAGAGGATAGAGGTAATATCGGGCTATAGGTCTCCTGCCACCAATGCATACCTTCGTAGAACTAAAAAAGGCGTAGCCAAAGACAGCTATCACACGCATGGAAAGGCTATAGATATAAGGATTGATGGAATGAGCTTAAGCGGTCTTAGAGACTTAGCAGTGAGTCTGCGGGCTGGAGGCGTGGGATATTACCCAAGGTCTGGCTTTGTGCATTTGGATACTGGACCCTTTAGGTGCTGGTGA
- a CDS encoding L,D-transpeptidase family protein, which yields MAVAFPLLILLLLGTATAYEKKIGESWDRLSNPQKVYQLYKLLGFRCIWYCDGLPTKEISDFQQILREAVHHGLNPDRYKPVDGIDPELATTDSLIRLAYHLYYGRVRPSELYKGWSIPQKQDRVLQTLATLIKEGRLKDLFSELAPKNREYWFLVEQARLYRDLSSFEWKPIRLSKPLSYGDRDACLEEIRFRLFLLGDLEEYTFSETFDDTLLKAVRSFQRRHGLPDTGVIDTKTIAKLNVSPKERLSQVYLNLEKHRWLPEDFKRAVVVNIPSFELFLIENNSVRLQSRVIVGRSYKEDFRPTPMLYSRIESITINPKWYVPVSISVKDLLPKVKKDPQYLIRKGFRVFQGEEEIDPLRIDWGQYNERYFPFRLVQEPGGKNSLGYIKFNFPNPFAVYLHDTPDKHLFNRSHRAFSSGCIRVERARDLALALLGEGWNAKRLDNLIKSQQTQTIRLTNPVPVYILYFTTFERDGKIHFREDLYEYDTILSRALSNSGGRR from the coding sequence ATGGCGGTCGCCTTTCCCCTTTTGATTCTACTCCTCTTAGGAACTGCTACCGCATACGAGAAAAAGATAGGGGAAAGTTGGGATAGGCTCTCAAACCCTCAGAAGGTCTACCAGCTGTATAAACTCCTTGGTTTTAGATGCATATGGTATTGTGATGGTCTGCCCACAAAAGAAATTTCAGATTTCCAACAAATCTTAAGGGAAGCGGTTCACCATGGACTTAACCCAGATCGCTACAAGCCTGTGGATGGTATAGACCCAGAGCTGGCTACTACAGACAGCCTCATAAGGCTTGCCTACCACCTTTACTATGGGAGGGTGAGACCCTCAGAGCTTTACAAGGGCTGGAGTATCCCTCAAAAGCAGGATAGAGTCCTCCAGACGTTGGCAACTCTTATAAAAGAGGGAAGACTAAAAGACCTTTTCTCTGAGCTTGCGCCCAAAAACCGAGAATACTGGTTTCTCGTGGAGCAGGCAAGGCTCTACAGGGACCTGTCCTCTTTTGAATGGAAGCCCATAAGGCTTTCAAAGCCCTTGTCATATGGTGATAGGGATGCCTGCCTTGAGGAGATAAGGTTTAGGCTCTTCCTACTTGGAGACCTTGAGGAGTATACCTTTTCTGAGACCTTTGACGATACGCTTCTTAAGGCGGTCAGGAGCTTCCAAAGAAGACATGGACTACCAGATACGGGAGTTATAGACACAAAGACCATAGCAAAACTAAATGTGAGCCCTAAGGAAAGGCTTTCGCAGGTATACCTAAACCTTGAAAAACATCGCTGGCTTCCAGAAGACTTCAAGAGGGCAGTGGTGGTCAACATACCCTCCTTTGAGCTTTTTCTCATAGAAAACAACTCGGTTAGGCTCCAATCAAGGGTAATAGTGGGCAGAAGCTACAAGGAGGACTTCAGACCCACACCCATGCTCTACAGCAGGATAGAGAGCATCACCATAAACCCCAAGTGGTATGTGCCTGTAAGCATATCTGTCAAGGACCTCCTTCCAAAGGTCAAAAAAGACCCGCAGTATCTCATAAGAAAGGGCTTTAGGGTCTTTCAGGGAGAAGAGGAAATAGACCCCCTGCGGATAGACTGGGGTCAATACAACGAGAGATACTTTCCCTTCAGACTGGTGCAGGAGCCAGGAGGGAAAAACTCACTGGGCTATATAAAGTTCAACTTTCCCAATCCCTTTGCGGTTTATCTTCATGACACTCCAGACAAACATCTTTTCAACAGAAGCCATAGGGCTTTTAGCTCTGGCTGTATAAGGGTGGAGAGGGCAAGAGACTTAGCTTTAGCCCTTCTTGGAGAGGGTTGGAACGCAAAAAGACTGGACAATCTCATAAAGAGCCAGCAGACCCAAACCATACGCCTTACAAACCCCGTGCCTGTATACATCCTCTACTTTACCACTTTTGAAAGGGACGGTAAGATACACTTTAGGGAAGACCTATACGAGTATGATACAATTTTGTCCCGTGCACTTTCCAATTCTGGAGGTAGAAGATGA
- the dnaK gene encoding molecular chaperone DnaK, which translates to MAEKIIGIDLGTTNSVVAVIIGDEPVVIANQEGSRLTPSVVSWTKEKEVLVGEPAKRRAILDPENTVYESKRFIGRKYEEVIEEAKRVSYKVVADDKGDASFEIPNIGRKVRPEEVGAQVLKKLKEAAEAYLGEKITKAVITVPAYFNERQRQATKDAGKIAGLDVLRILNEPTAAALAYGLDKKSDVKILVYDFGGGTFDVSILEGGEGVIEVKATAGDTHLGGANIDERIMEWLIEEFKKETGVDLKKDRTALQRLKEASEQAKKELSFKLETEINLPFITIDPSTNQPLHLQKKLTRARLEEMIKDLVDRTMEIVKRALEDAKLRPQDIDEVVLVGGSTRIPLVQQRIKDFFGKEPHKGVNPDEVVAVGAAIQAGVLSGEVKEILLVDVTPLSLGVETYGGVMTVLIPRNTPIPYRKCETFTTASDYQTEVEIHVLQGERPMARDNKSLGKFYLTGIPPAPRGVPKIEVCFDIDVDGILHVTAKDLGTGKEQSIRVQASSGLTQEEIERMVKEAQLHEEEDRKKKELVEAKNQLDQHVYNLEKVLRESRDKLPADVVSEAEKAIEEAKRVFASSQDLQEVRRTTEKVLEVASKVGSHLYQGQTTQKGEGGDVIEGKPM; encoded by the coding sequence ATGGCGGAGAAGATAATAGGTATAGACCTTGGAACGACCAACTCGGTGGTGGCTGTTATTATCGGTGATGAGCCTGTGGTTATTGCCAACCAGGAGGGTTCAAGGCTGACACCCTCTGTGGTCTCTTGGACAAAGGAAAAGGAGGTGCTTGTAGGAGAACCTGCAAAAAGACGCGCCATCCTTGACCCTGAAAACACGGTCTACGAGTCCAAGAGGTTCATAGGTAGAAAGTATGAAGAGGTGATTGAGGAAGCTAAGAGAGTCTCCTATAAGGTGGTGGCAGACGACAAGGGAGATGCCAGCTTTGAGATACCCAACATAGGTAGGAAGGTGCGTCCAGAGGAAGTAGGAGCTCAGGTGCTAAAAAAGCTCAAAGAAGCCGCGGAAGCCTATCTTGGAGAGAAGATAACGAAGGCGGTTATAACGGTTCCTGCCTACTTTAACGAGAGACAAAGGCAAGCAACAAAGGATGCGGGCAAGATTGCAGGGCTTGATGTGCTAAGAATCCTCAACGAGCCAACTGCAGCGGCCCTTGCATACGGTCTTGACAAGAAGAGCGATGTGAAGATTCTGGTTTATGACTTTGGCGGTGGCACCTTTGATGTGTCTATCCTTGAGGGTGGAGAAGGCGTCATTGAAGTAAAGGCCACCGCTGGGGATACCCATCTGGGCGGTGCCAACATAGACGAGCGGATAATGGAATGGCTCATAGAGGAGTTCAAGAAGGAGACGGGCGTTGACCTAAAGAAGGATAGAACCGCCCTGCAAAGGCTAAAGGAAGCCAGCGAGCAGGCAAAGAAGGAGCTTTCCTTTAAGCTGGAGACAGAGATAAACCTACCCTTTATTACAATAGACCCTTCTACAAACCAGCCCCTTCACCTTCAGAAAAAGCTCACAAGGGCAAGGCTTGAGGAGATGATAAAAGACCTGGTGGACCGCACCATGGAAATAGTCAAGAGGGCCCTTGAGGATGCTAAACTAAGACCTCAGGATATTGACGAGGTGGTGCTTGTAGGAGGTTCCACGAGGATTCCCTTGGTTCAGCAGAGGATAAAGGACTTCTTTGGGAAAGAGCCCCACAAGGGTGTGAACCCTGACGAGGTGGTGGCGGTGGGCGCTGCCATACAGGCGGGCGTGCTGTCTGGTGAGGTGAAGGAGATACTCCTTGTGGACGTGACGCCTCTCTCCCTTGGTGTGGAGACCTACGGCGGTGTTATGACAGTTCTTATACCCAGAAACACACCCATACCCTACAGGAAGTGTGAAACCTTCACCACTGCCAGCGACTACCAGACAGAGGTGGAGATCCATGTGCTTCAGGGTGAGCGTCCTATGGCAAGGGACAACAAGTCTCTTGGGAAATTTTACCTTACGGGCATTCCACCTGCACCCAGGGGCGTTCCAAAGATTGAGGTATGCTTTGACATAGATGTGGACGGTATACTGCACGTGACCGCAAAAGACCTCGGCACAGGCAAGGAGCAGTCCATAAGGGTTCAGGCATCCTCTGGTCTAACCCAAGAAGAGATAGAGCGGATGGTAAAGGAAGCCCAGCTTCATGAAGAGGAAGACAGGAAAAAGAAGGAGCTGGTGGAAGCTAAAAACCAACTTGACCAGCATGTTTACAACCTTGAGAAGGTGCTAAGAGAAAGCAGGGACAAGCTACCTGCGGATGTGGTTTCTGAGGCAGAAAAGGCTATAGAAGAAGCAAAGAGGGTCTTTGCCAGCTCTCAAGACCTGCAGGAGGTAAGAAGAACCACCGAAAAGGTCCTTGAGGTTGCCAGCAAGGTGGGAAGCCACCTCTATCAAGGACAGACCACCCAAAAGGGCGAAGGTGGAGATGTGATAGAGGGCAAGCCCATGTGA